The following are from one region of the Patescibacteria group bacterium genome:
- a CDS encoding ParB/RepB/Spo0J family partition protein — protein sequence MKKIGLGRGLSSLIPKKENIKKDDVQSDKARNFLYVDINLIDANPYQPRENFNKESLSELSNSIKKYGILQPLLVNKPEQGRYELIAGERRLRASKKAGLKEVPVIIKGVDNYNKLQIALLENIQRSDLNALEEAKAYEKLVKEFNMTHDHISKQVNKSRSFITNSLRLLNLPKEIQKAIVAGKINSSQSRSLVSLPKEEQKKLFKKIVSEGLTARDVEDKSRKILVKSHSRIVKKDPIIADKENQIQQALGTKVCIKKKNKQGQIIIDFYSLEELDAIVKKISMA from the coding sequence ATGAAAAAAATAGGTTTGGGCAGAGGGCTTAGCTCTCTTATTCCTAAAAAAGAAAATATTAAAAAAGATGATGTTCAAAGCGATAAAGCAAGGAATTTTTTGTATGTTGATATTAATTTAATAGACGCGAATCCATATCAACCAAGAGAAAATTTTAACAAAGAATCTTTATCTGAATTAAGTAATTCCATTAAAAAGTATGGAATTTTACAGCCGTTATTAGTGAATAAACCAGAGCAGGGAAGATATGAGCTAATTGCCGGAGAAAGAAGATTAAGAGCTTCTAAAAAAGCGGGATTAAAAGAAGTCCCGGTTATTATAAAGGGTGTTGATAACTATAATAAATTGCAAATCGCTTTGTTGGAAAATATCCAGAGATCAGATTTAAACGCCTTAGAAGAAGCAAAAGCTTACGAAAAATTGGTTAAAGAATTTAATATGACGCACGATCATATTTCAAAGCAGGTTAATAAAAGCCGTTCTTTTATCACAAACAGTTTGCGTCTTTTGAATTTGCCAAAAGAGATTCAAAAAGCGATTGTTGCTGGAAAAATTAATTCCAGCCAGTCAAGATCTTTGGTTTCTCTTCCAAAAGAAGAACAAAAAAAACTATTTAAAAAAATAGTCAGCGAGGGGTTAACAGCCCGCGATGTTGAAGATAAATCAAGAAAAATTTTAGTAAAAAGCCATTCAAGAATTGTTAAAAAAGATCCGATTATAGCAGATAAAGAAAATCAAATACAGCAGGCGCTTGGAACTAAAGTATGCATTAAGAAAAAAAATAAACAAGGCCAAATAATTATTGATTTTTATTCTTTAGAAGAGCTTGATGCCATTGTTAAAAAAATTAGCATGGCATAA